A window of the Panulirus ornatus isolate Po-2019 chromosome 63, ASM3632096v1, whole genome shotgun sequence genome harbors these coding sequences:
- the LOC139745992 gene encoding uncharacterized protein isoform X2: MSWLAVPLLVVVVAVATTMSATGQAILVPSLPDTITIDSSSLYNLWTHALRYQKDGQGQPVYPDEPDPQTILSPVAYRMINLAPQDSPHPLYSNEFIDLRTEFLRDYMIQERVSPDDARMLESEGLTVKNLNGKPLTFKKDAEGKISVEGIEVEEFKTLQDGLITYTLSDFLFNHQERADEARKHLLKNRKYDSFGRRIGMPPF, translated from the exons ATGA GTTGGTTAGCAGTAccgcttctggtggtggtggtagctgtggctaCCACAATGTCTGCCACCGGCCAGGCCATCCTTGTGCCCAGCTTGCCAGACACGATTACCATCGACAGCTCGTCCCTCTACAACCTTTGGACACACGCCCTCAGGTACCAGAAAGATGGTCAGGGCCAGCCAGTCTACCCCGATGAACCAG ATCCTCAAACTATCCTTTCTCCTGTGGCATATAGGATGATTAATCTAGCACCACAGGATAGCCCTCACCCATTGTACAGCAATGAGTTCATTGACCTACGCACAGAATTCTTGCGTGACTACATGATTCAAGAACGTGTTAGTCCTGATGATGCAAGGATGTTAGAGTCTGAGGGTCTCACTGTGAAAAACCTAAATGGAAAACCGCTTACGTTCAAGAAGGATGCCGAAG GAAAGATCAGTGTTGAGGGAATAGAAGTAGAAGAATTCAAGACACTACAGGATGGACTTATCACATACACCTTGAGTGATTTCTTGTTCAACCATCAAGAGCGGGCAGATGAGGCCCGAAAACATCTCCTCAAAAATCGCAAATACGATTCCTTTGGCCGTCGAATAG GTATGCCACCATTCTGA
- the LOC139745992 gene encoding uncharacterized protein isoform X3 — protein MSATGQAILVPSLPDTITIDSSSLYNLWTHALRYQKDGQGQPVYPDEPDPQTILSPVAYRMINLAPQDSPHPLYSNEFIDLRTEFLRDYMIQERVSPDDARMLESEGLTVKNLNGKPLTFKKDAEGKISVEGIEVEEFKTLQDGLITYTLSDFLFNHQERADEARKHLLKNRKYDSFGRRIGMPPF, from the exons ATGTCTGCCACCGGCCAGGCCATCCTTGTGCCCAGCTTGCCAGACACGATTACCATCGACAGCTCGTCCCTCTACAACCTTTGGACACACGCCCTCAGGTACCAGAAAGATGGTCAGGGCCAGCCAGTCTACCCCGATGAACCAG ATCCTCAAACTATCCTTTCTCCTGTGGCATATAGGATGATTAATCTAGCACCACAGGATAGCCCTCACCCATTGTACAGCAATGAGTTCATTGACCTACGCACAGAATTCTTGCGTGACTACATGATTCAAGAACGTGTTAGTCCTGATGATGCAAGGATGTTAGAGTCTGAGGGTCTCACTGTGAAAAACCTAAATGGAAAACCGCTTACGTTCAAGAAGGATGCCGAAG GAAAGATCAGTGTTGAGGGAATAGAAGTAGAAGAATTCAAGACACTACAGGATGGACTTATCACATACACCTTGAGTGATTTCTTGTTCAACCATCAAGAGCGGGCAGATGAGGCCCGAAAACATCTCCTCAAAAATCGCAAATACGATTCCTTTGGCCGTCGAATAG GTATGCCACCATTCTGA
- the LOC139745992 gene encoding uncharacterized protein isoform X1 — translation MKTKLFGQCGRRDGVYIKGETWWGLHSVPPEPRSDMSVRSGWLAVPLLVVVVAVATTMSATGQAILVPSLPDTITIDSSSLYNLWTHALRYQKDGQGQPVYPDEPDPQTILSPVAYRMINLAPQDSPHPLYSNEFIDLRTEFLRDYMIQERVSPDDARMLESEGLTVKNLNGKPLTFKKDAEGKISVEGIEVEEFKTLQDGLITYTLSDFLFNHQERADEARKHLLKNRKYDSFGRRIGMPPF, via the exons atgaagactAAATTGTTCGGCCAATGTGGCAGGCGCGACGGGGTTTATATAAAGGGTGAGACATGGTGGGGACTTCACTCAGTCCCCCCTGAACCCAGGTCTGATATGAGCGTCCGGTCAG GTTGGTTAGCAGTAccgcttctggtggtggtggtagctgtggctaCCACAATGTCTGCCACCGGCCAGGCCATCCTTGTGCCCAGCTTGCCAGACACGATTACCATCGACAGCTCGTCCCTCTACAACCTTTGGACACACGCCCTCAGGTACCAGAAAGATGGTCAGGGCCAGCCAGTCTACCCCGATGAACCAG ATCCTCAAACTATCCTTTCTCCTGTGGCATATAGGATGATTAATCTAGCACCACAGGATAGCCCTCACCCATTGTACAGCAATGAGTTCATTGACCTACGCACAGAATTCTTGCGTGACTACATGATTCAAGAACGTGTTAGTCCTGATGATGCAAGGATGTTAGAGTCTGAGGGTCTCACTGTGAAAAACCTAAATGGAAAACCGCTTACGTTCAAGAAGGATGCCGAAG GAAAGATCAGTGTTGAGGGAATAGAAGTAGAAGAATTCAAGACACTACAGGATGGACTTATCACATACACCTTGAGTGATTTCTTGTTCAACCATCAAGAGCGGGCAGATGAGGCCCGAAAACATCTCCTCAAAAATCGCAAATACGATTCCTTTGGCCGTCGAATAG GTATGCCACCATTCTGA
- the RpL28 gene encoding large ribosomal subunit protein eL28 produces MSADLCWQIIRNNHSHLFKKRNVKKPFSSEPNNLKNVNSPRYNGWCKKKVIGIEPAADNKGIILSHKTSKYQCKPAKNLVKTTIKAGPRRALNSIRRFIRYNRYRKDLKMAALRRASAILRSQRAQPFQKARRRTRKVVKKAE; encoded by the exons ATGTCTGCAGATTTGTGTTGGCAGATTATACGAAATAATCATTCTCATCTTTTTAAGAAGAGGAATGTCAAGAAACCTTTCTCATCT GAGCCTAACAACTTGAAGAATGTAAACAGCCCACGTTACAATGGCTGGTGCAAGAAGAAGGTCATTGGAATTGAACCAGCCGCTGATAACAAGGGCATCATACTCTCTCACAAGACTTCAAAGTATCAG TGCAAACCAGCAAAGAATCTTGTGAAGACTACCATCAAAGCAGGCCCTCGTCGAGCCCTGAACTCCATTCGTAGATTCATCCGCTATAACCGCTACAGGAAGGATCTTAAGATG GCTGCCCTCCGACGTGCCTCAGCCATACTTCGTTCCCAGCGTGCTCAGCCCTTTCAGAAAGCCCGCCGTAGGACTCGCAAAGTTGTAAAGAAGGCAGAATAG